From the Candidatus Korarchaeota archaeon NZ13-K genome, the window TTTTATGAATGCTCGTATATCAGGTCAACGTACCTGAAGTTGACGGTATCTATGAGACCCCTGTCCGTTATCCTGAGCTCGGGGAGGACGTCCAGGGCGAGGAGGGACATCGTCATGAAAGGCGACACCCAACCGCATCCCCTCTCCCTCCAGACATCGTAAGTCCTCTCGAGCTCCTCAGCCACCCTCTCCGGCTCATCCGTCGACATGAGCCCGGCCAGCGGGAGCCTCACCAGGGAGAGCACCTCCCCCCCGTCCACTGTCACTATTCCCCCTCCGGCCTCGGCCAGGGTGTTGACCGCCAGCGCCATGTCACGATCGCTCATCCCAAGCACGAGGAGGTTGTGGTTATCATGGGCTATGGTGGAGGCCACTGCTCCCAGCCTGAAGCCGAATCCCTTCACGAAGCCCAGCCCCATGTTCCCGCTCGCCTTATGCCTCTCCACGACCGCGACCTTGTAGATCATCCTCGAGGCGTCCGGCAGGATCTCCCCTCCCCTGACCTCGAGCTCCTCCACCGCGCACTTGGTAAGAACGCTGCCCTCCATTGCCTCTATGACCCTGACCCTCACCCTTCCATCACTCATGGGAGCCCTTATGCGGAAGTCATCGGGCTGAAGCCTCTTGTGAAGCCTCACCGTCCTTAAGTACCTCTCATCGTAACTTGGGGGTCTCATATCGATAGCAAGCTTACCCTCCCTCGCCACCACCCTGCCGTCGGCTATGACGGTATCGACCTCCACCCTGGTAAGGTCCCTGAGCAGCAGTATATCGGCCAGTCTGCTCGGAGCGACGCTTCCTATCTCCCTTGCCAGACCGTAGTGCTCAGCCGGGTTTATCGTGGCCATCTGGATCGCTCTGATGGGATCCAATCCCTCCTCTATGGCCCTCCTCACTACGTGGTCCATGTGGCCCTGCTTGATTATCGAGTCCACCTCCCTGTCATCCGTGACGAGGCACGCATGTCTGGAGTCAAGCTTCGCCTCGGTTATGGCTTTCACAGTCTCCTTAACGTCGAGCCAGGCTGAGCCCTCCCTCATGTAGGCGTACATGCCGAG encodes:
- the ade gene encoding adenine deaminase; this encodes MRSRIWEVSSTLVRVALGIEKADLVILNSNFVNVNSGEVLEGYGVAVKGDRVAAIGEVSHTIGPRTQVIDARGMYLVPGFIDAHVHVESSMLCLTNFAKVVLPRGTTSVFIDPHEIANVLGLEGVRIMVEESRDLPLKVFVTAPSCVPANPSFETSGAHLGVGEVEEMLSWDGVVALGEMMNYPGVLATDPEVFGKINAAHRAGKVVEGHDAGLLGRELTAYAAAGISSSHEMTRKVDAIERLRLGMYAYMREGSAWLDVKETVKAITEAKLDSRHACLVTDDREVDSIIKQGHMDHVVRRAIEEGLDPIRAIQMATINPAEHYGLAREIGSVAPSRLADILLLRDLTRVEVDTVIADGRVVAREGKLAIDMRPPSYDERYLRTVRLHKRLQPDDFRIRAPMSDGRVRVRVIEAMEGSVLTKCAVEELEVRGGEILPDASRMIYKVAVVERHKASGNMGLGFVKGFGFRLGAVASTIAHDNHNLLVLGMSDRDMALAVNTLAEAGGGIVTVDGGEVLSLVRLPLAGLMSTDEPERVAEELERTYDVWRERGCGWVSPFMTMSLLALDVLPELRITDRGLIDTVNFRYVDLIYEHS